Proteins found in one uncultured Desulfuromonas sp. genomic segment:
- a CDS encoding IS110 family transposase: protein MFIGLDVHKKSIEIAIAEDGRTGEVRRYGEIAGDLSALDKVVRKLISKGAELHFVYEAGPCGYEIYRHLTAQGFDCQVVAPSKIPRKSGERIKNDRRDAQMLARLHRAGELSGVFVPAAEDEAMRDLTRSREDAKITQKKAKQRILAFLLRHGFRYNGRTPWSQAHMRWIAEIKMPHPAQQIALQEYVDTLTESTCRVKRLTDQIQQLLPQWRMFEVTKAYQSLRGVSLIVAATTVAEIGDLTRFDSPVELMSYLGLVPSEHSSGEKTKRGAITKTGNGHVRRVLVEVAWAYRLPARISRVLHKRQEGLSQEICAISWKAQLRLCARYKYMLERGKCKQVIVTAIARELCAFMWAIAHEVDIPEVV, encoded by the coding sequence ATGTTTATCGGATTGGACGTCCATAAAAAATCTATTGAGATAGCCATTGCCGAGGACGGTCGCACTGGCGAAGTTCGCCGATACGGTGAAATTGCCGGTGACTTGTCTGCTCTGGACAAGGTGGTTAGGAAACTTATTTCAAAAGGAGCTGAACTGCACTTTGTCTACGAAGCCGGTCCTTGCGGCTATGAGATTTACCGCCACCTGACAGCTCAGGGATTCGATTGCCAGGTGGTGGCCCCCTCAAAGATTCCAAGGAAAAGCGGCGAGCGGATAAAAAATGACCGCCGGGATGCGCAGATGCTTGCCCGCCTGCATCGGGCCGGTGAACTGTCCGGCGTCTTTGTCCCTGCGGCGGAAGATGAAGCGATGCGGGATCTCACCCGCTCGAGAGAAGATGCCAAAATAACGCAGAAAAAAGCCAAGCAGCGCATTCTGGCTTTCCTGCTTCGGCATGGGTTCAGATACAACGGACGAACTCCTTGGAGTCAGGCCCATATGCGGTGGATCGCTGAGATTAAAATGCCCCATCCCGCTCAGCAAATCGCTCTTCAGGAATATGTCGACACATTAACTGAGAGCACGTGCCGGGTGAAACGCCTTACGGATCAGATTCAGCAACTTTTGCCGCAATGGCGTATGTTTGAGGTCACCAAGGCCTATCAGTCACTACGCGGTGTCTCTTTAATTGTTGCTGCGACCACAGTTGCGGAAATCGGCGACCTGACACGTTTTGATAGTCCCGTTGAACTGATGTCCTATCTTGGTCTGGTTCCATCGGAACACTCCAGTGGCGAGAAGACGAAACGAGGCGCCATCACCAAGACAGGTAATGGCCATGTGCGCCGGGTTCTTGTGGAAGTAGCCTGGGCTTACCGCCTTCCTGCCCGCATCAGTCGGGTGTTACATAAACGCCAAGAAGGTTTATCACAAGAGATTTGCGCTATTTCCTGGAAAGCCCAACTCCGGCTCTGTGCCCGCTACAAATACATGCTGGAACGGGGAAAATGCAAGCAGGTGATTGTAACGGCCATCGCCCGGGAACTCTGTGCCTTCATGTGGGCCATCGCCCATGAGGTTGACATTCCGGAAGTGGTATAA
- a CDS encoding transglutaminase family protein: MEAYLAHTAIINYQHPAIQAKAVELCVAGDNQQTAKNCFEYVRDTIKHSWDYRLNPVTCIASDVLEHGTGYCYAKSHLLVALLRANGIPAALCYQRLILDETQQPVSFCLHGLVAVWLDDYGWYRIDPRGNKSGVDAQFCPPVEQLAFPTIVGGEYDLPERHTEPLPQIVAVLTGYQTFEEVYHNLPDVE, translated from the coding sequence ATGGAAGCGTATCTCGCTCACACCGCCATCATCAACTATCAACACCCGGCCATCCAGGCGAAAGCCGTTGAATTGTGCGTGGCCGGCGATAACCAGCAAACAGCGAAAAACTGCTTTGAATATGTCCGAGACACCATCAAACACAGCTGGGATTACCGTCTCAATCCGGTCACCTGCATCGCCTCCGATGTGCTGGAGCACGGCACCGGCTACTGTTACGCCAAGAGCCACCTGCTCGTTGCCCTGCTGCGTGCCAACGGCATTCCCGCGGCTCTATGCTACCAGCGCCTGATTCTCGATGAAACGCAACAGCCCGTGTCTTTTTGTCTGCATGGGTTGGTCGCGGTATGGCTGGACGACTACGGTTGGTATCGCATCGATCCGCGCGGCAACAAGTCCGGTGTGGACGCCCAGTTCTGCCCGCCCGTCGAGCAATTGGCCTTTCCGACCATTGTCGGTGGCGAATACGATCTTCCTGAGCGTCATACCGAGCCGTTACCCCAGATCGTGGCGGTGTTGACCGGCTACCAGACATTCGAGGAGGTCTACCACAACCTTCCCGATGTTGAGTAA
- the yjjJ gene encoding type II toxin-antitoxin system HipA family toxin YjjJ, whose protein sequence is MTQSEQDSHLKTILNSGAKNAAELQQRLGVSQPTLSRIIQRNRHQVVTLGQARATLYALARPIGDLGHIIPVYQVQASGDVRKYAMLYALANRQYYWQPTQERGQLYNHLPWFIENLRPEGFLGRAFAGRCQSQNLPDRLADWSDQHLLTVLAKGGCDLPGNLIIGDVTLGAYLGNQGNSTISIKESERESRYPQLAEEAMAGDPPGSSAGGEQPKFCIRIDNGVPHHVLVKFTPPIHTNEGRRWADLLICEHLALQAITAADREAAQSQLFFFGERAFLEVQRFDRIGGIGRRGITHLGVLEDEFSGEARDRWHLSAFRLNNSGIIRDGDVENMCWLEAFGRLIANTDRHFGNISFFTDALPFRLCPVYDMLPMHYRPAASGELIDRPYTIPEPDVKLQPYWSDTISWARTFWGNVASDPRVSNEFQIIAQRQAEHLAVLDTATGPRLLT, encoded by the coding sequence ATGACACAGAGCGAACAAGACAGCCATCTCAAAACAATCCTGAACTCGGGAGCGAAAAACGCCGCTGAATTGCAGCAGCGGCTCGGCGTCAGCCAACCGACTCTATCACGCATCATTCAGCGCAACCGCCACCAGGTTGTGACACTCGGGCAAGCGCGTGCGACTCTCTATGCGCTGGCGCGCCCAATAGGCGATTTAGGTCACATCATTCCCGTTTACCAAGTGCAAGCCAGTGGCGATGTCCGCAAGTACGCAATGCTCTACGCTCTGGCGAACAGGCAATATTACTGGCAACCAACACAAGAGCGCGGGCAACTTTACAACCATCTGCCCTGGTTCATTGAAAATCTACGACCAGAAGGTTTTCTCGGTCGCGCCTTTGCCGGACGGTGTCAAAGCCAAAACTTGCCGGATCGCCTTGCCGACTGGTCTGATCAGCACCTTCTGACAGTTCTGGCCAAAGGCGGCTGCGATCTTCCCGGAAATCTCATTATCGGTGACGTAACGCTTGGAGCGTACTTGGGCAACCAGGGAAACTCGACAATCAGCATCAAAGAAAGCGAACGAGAGTCACGCTATCCGCAATTGGCGGAGGAAGCCATGGCCGGCGACCCGCCAGGGTCTTCCGCGGGCGGCGAACAACCAAAATTCTGTATCCGCATTGACAACGGTGTCCCACATCATGTGCTGGTCAAATTCACGCCTCCTATCCACACGAACGAAGGACGACGCTGGGCCGACCTGCTGATCTGCGAGCACCTTGCGTTACAAGCCATCACTGCTGCAGATCGCGAAGCGGCACAGAGCCAACTGTTTTTTTTCGGCGAACGAGCCTTTCTGGAAGTCCAGCGCTTTGACCGCATAGGCGGCATTGGCCGAAGAGGCATAACCCATTTAGGGGTATTAGAGGATGAATTCAGTGGCGAAGCGCGTGATCGCTGGCATTTGTCCGCCTTTAGGTTAAACAACTCAGGGATTATCAGAGATGGTGACGTCGAAAACATGTGCTGGCTGGAAGCATTTGGCAGACTCATTGCCAACACGGATCGCCACTTTGGCAACATCTCGTTTTTTACCGACGCTCTACCGTTTCGCCTCTGTCCGGTCTATGACATGCTGCCCATGCATTACCGTCCAGCAGCATCTGGAGAACTCATTGACCGGCCTTACACGATCCCGGAGCCTGATGTAAAACTCCAACCTTACTGGTCTGATACCATTTCCTGGGCGAGAACATTTTGGGGGAACGTAGCTAGCGATCCGAGAGTTTCAAACGAATTTCAGATTATTGCCCAACGCCAGGCCGAACACCTTGCCGTTCTGGATACAGCAACCGGACCGCGTTTGCTGACCTGA
- a CDS encoding malonyl-CoA decarboxylase, with protein sequence MNNRFIFSWKTLQRTWSDWRGSDGLPGISPDLPEEERDTVTKLLNECVAARHGAVTARQHAAGIGELYLTLNATGRRHFLEILADQFAVDQDQVREVSHRLAHSDDDETFRQQVLELREALISPRQQLLQQFNALPQGVKFLIDMRAELLGFLHDSPNLKRLDYDLQQLLATWFDVGFLRVKQLGWQSPAALLEKLMAYEAVHAISSWRDMRHRLEWDRQCYAFFHPVLPGEPLIFIEVALVKGLASSIQSLLDDQREDVDPQQADTAIFYSISNAQTGLKGISFGPFLIKKVVDSLSHSRPNLKTFSTLSPIPGFRRWLEKRLADNGSQHDKDSFATVLAEAAQLLDVEPTLAHVIDDPRWTENPEVCDLLKEPLLTLCARYLHERRARDSAPLDPVARFHLGNGAHIEQLNWLGDVSSKGMRESCGLMINYLYALDDIKNNIEAYSQEKQIAAAPRIRKLLNEQEAKQGPLSGLRRWGNRKGKGSS encoded by the coding sequence ATGAACAACCGCTTTATTTTCAGTTGGAAAACCCTGCAACGCACCTGGAGCGACTGGCGCGGCAGCGACGGCCTGCCCGGCATCTCGCCGGATCTGCCCGAAGAGGAAAGAGACACCGTCACAAAACTGCTCAACGAATGTGTTGCCGCCCGTCATGGCGCGGTTACCGCGCGCCAGCATGCCGCCGGTATCGGTGAACTGTACCTGACTCTCAATGCCACCGGCAGACGCCATTTTCTCGAAATTCTCGCCGATCAATTTGCCGTCGATCAGGATCAGGTGCGCGAGGTGTCCCACCGCCTGGCGCACAGCGACGATGACGAAACCTTCCGTCAGCAGGTGCTGGAGCTGCGCGAAGCCCTGATCTCTCCACGCCAGCAACTGCTGCAACAGTTTAATGCTCTGCCCCAAGGGGTGAAATTTCTCATCGACATGCGCGCCGAATTGTTGGGATTTCTCCACGATTCCCCCAACCTCAAACGGCTCGACTACGACCTGCAACAACTGCTCGCCACCTGGTTTGACGTTGGATTTTTGCGCGTCAAACAACTCGGCTGGCAAAGCCCGGCTGCCCTGCTGGAAAAACTGATGGCTTACGAAGCCGTCCACGCCATCAGCTCGTGGCGCGACATGCGCCACCGCCTCGAATGGGATCGCCAGTGTTATGCCTTTTTTCACCCGGTGCTGCCCGGCGAACCGCTGATTTTTATCGAAGTGGCGCTGGTCAAAGGTCTCGCGTCCAGCATCCAGAGTCTGCTCGATGATCAGCGCGAAGATGTCGATCCGCAACAAGCCGACACCGCCATCTTCTACTCCATCTCCAATGCCCAGACCGGACTCAAAGGGATCAGCTTCGGGCCGTTTCTGATCAAGAAAGTAGTCGATTCACTCAGCCACAGTCGGCCCAACCTGAAGACCTTTTCCACCCTGTCGCCGATCCCCGGCTTCCGCCGCTGGCTGGAAAAACGGCTGGCCGATAACGGCTCACAACACGATAAAGATTCTTTTGCCACGGTGTTGGCCGAAGCCGCCCAACTGTTGGACGTCGAACCCACGTTAGCCCATGTCATTGACGATCCGCGTTGGACAGAAAACCCAGAAGTCTGCGACCTGCTCAAAGAGCCACTGCTCACCCTGTGTGCCCGCTATCTGCACGAGCGCCGTGCGCGGGATAGCGCCCCCCTCGACCCGGTCGCCCGCTTCCATCTCGGCAACGGTGCGCATATTGAGCAACTCAACTGGCTGGGAGATGTGTCCAGCAAAGGGATGCGTGAATCGTGTGGCCTGATGATCAATTACCTCTATGCGCTGGATGACATCAAAAACAACATCGAAGCCTATTCGCAGGAAAAACAGATTGCCGCCGCCCCACGCATCCGCAAGCTGCTTAACGAGCAGGAGGCAAAGCAGGGGCCATTATCCGGCCTGCGACGCTGGGGGAATCGTAAGGGGAAGGGTTCGAGTTAA
- a CDS encoding MATE family efflux transporter, translating to MATQQPRQLNTLTQKNVTKTLLRMALPMLAGTFAMNAYNLTDTWFVSRLGTTSLAAMSFTFPVVMILRFVTMGLGTGALTLVGHALGRGDRDTSARLTTHALLLSLLLSLIITLAGFLTLQPLFTLLGASGEVLTQACQYMAIWYGGAVVMAVPSIMGQILMGTGDTRSASISMVTGTLINLILDPLLIFGAWGIPAMGITGAALATIVSQLFSLFFPLYVLSRKHRLIDWSVPRLKRLLDSWRNILKLGIPSVLNNLLTPLSMAVITRLIAGYGAFAVAAIGATSRLELFAFMVPMSIGMSLVPFVSQNYGAAAFDRILQAQRETRLFALIYGAGATLLFFVFAPQMAGLFSEDPAVVTVMVEYLRISCFGYGLLEAFRYSSFCLTGVQKPLSSALLTLVRTLVLLVPLSYLGSWWWGLTGIFVARLVTDVLSSTVAMSYSRRVILTMQRRENRG from the coding sequence ATGGCGACGCAGCAACCACGACAACTGAATACACTGACGCAGAAAAATGTGACCAAAACGCTGCTACGTATGGCTCTACCCATGCTGGCGGGGACGTTCGCCATGAACGCCTACAACCTGACGGACACCTGGTTTGTGTCGCGGCTGGGCACGACATCTCTGGCGGCCATGTCCTTCACCTTTCCGGTGGTGATGATTTTGCGTTTTGTGACCATGGGGCTGGGTACCGGCGCGCTGACTCTGGTCGGCCATGCCCTCGGGCGTGGAGACCGCGACACTTCGGCGCGACTGACCACTCATGCGTTGCTGTTGTCTTTGCTGCTTTCCCTGATCATTACGCTAGCCGGTTTTTTGACGTTGCAACCGCTGTTTACCTTGTTGGGCGCTTCCGGTGAGGTGTTGACCCAGGCCTGTCAATATATGGCGATCTGGTATGGTGGGGCTGTGGTGATGGCGGTACCGTCGATCATGGGACAGATTTTGATGGGAACCGGCGACACCCGTTCGGCCAGTATCAGCATGGTGACGGGGACCCTGATCAACCTGATCCTTGATCCCTTGCTGATCTTCGGTGCCTGGGGCATTCCGGCCATGGGTATTACCGGCGCAGCGCTGGCGACCATTGTGTCCCAGTTGTTTTCGCTGTTTTTTCCGCTGTACGTGCTGAGTCGAAAGCACCGGCTGATCGATTGGAGTGTTCCACGTCTTAAGCGCCTGCTTGATTCATGGCGTAATATTTTGAAGCTGGGCATCCCCAGCGTACTCAATAACTTGCTGACGCCGCTGTCCATGGCCGTGATCACGCGTCTGATTGCCGGTTATGGCGCGTTTGCTGTGGCCGCCATCGGCGCGACCAGCCGATTGGAACTGTTTGCCTTTATGGTGCCGATGTCCATCGGCATGTCGCTGGTGCCGTTTGTTTCGCAAAACTATGGTGCCGCTGCCTTTGACCGTATTCTTCAAGCGCAAAGGGAAACCCGCCTGTTTGCCTTGATCTATGGTGCCGGGGCGACCCTGCTTTTCTTTGTATTTGCGCCGCAGATGGCAGGACTGTTTTCCGAAGATCCGGCGGTGGTCACCGTTATGGTGGAATATTTGCGCATTAGCTGCTTCGGCTACGGTCTGTTGGAGGCGTTTCGCTACAGCAGCTTTTGCCTGACCGGCGTGCAGAAACCCTTGTCATCCGCTTTGCTCACCCTGGTCCGCACCTTGGTGCTGCTGGTGCCGCTCTCTTATCTGGGTTCCTGGTGGTGGGGCCTGACGGGGATCTTTGTTGCACGGCTGGTGACGGATGTGCTTTCGTCAACCGTTGCTATGAGCTATTCCCGCCGGGTGATCCTGACGATGCAACGCCGGGAGAACAGAGGGTAG
- a CDS encoding SDR family oxidoreductase, translating to MADINVEALETMTTAFKDAGDSVASVVCDVSNVADCEAAVAAAIKAYGRLDIVVNAAGVIVKGDPTKVTEKQWDQVIDINLKGTFFMCRSAIPHLKKTKGCIVNISSDAGIQGQVGHTVYCASKGGVANMTRALALDLASDLVRVNAVCPSDVMTPMLEHEAKTSGMPTEEYLRDNLKSYPQGENSRYLQPDDIADLILYLSSDSARGITGAAIPIDYGTSAGLW from the coding sequence CTGGCAGATATTAATGTGGAAGCACTTGAAACAATGACGACTGCATTTAAAGACGCGGGAGATAGTGTTGCATCCGTTGTGTGTGATGTTTCAAATGTTGCCGACTGCGAAGCAGCCGTTGCAGCCGCTATTAAAGCTTATGGCCGTCTAGATATCGTTGTGAATGCTGCTGGGGTAATAGTTAAAGGTGATCCAACTAAGGTGACAGAAAAACAATGGGACCAGGTAATCGATATAAACCTGAAAGGGACCTTCTTCATGTGCCGTAGTGCAATTCCACATTTAAAGAAAACCAAGGGGTGTATCGTTAATATCTCTTCTGATGCAGGAATCCAGGGACAAGTCGGCCATACTGTCTACTGCGCCAGTAAGGGTGGGGTTGCCAATATGACCCGTGCTTTGGCACTCGACCTGGCCAGCGACCTGGTGCGAGTCAATGCCGTCTGCCCCAGCGACGTCATGACGCCAATGCTTGAACATGAAGCAAAGACCAGTGGAATGCCAACAGAAGAATATCTCAGAGATAATCTAAAGTCCTACCCCCAGGGAGAAAACTCCAGATACCTGCAGCCAGATGATATTGCTGATTTGATCCTCTACCTGAGTAGCGACTCGGCCAGAGGAATCACCGGCGCAGCCATCCCTATCGACTATGGCACCAGCGCTGGACTTTGGTAA
- a CDS encoding helix-turn-helix domain-containing protein: MVKKYIVRLSDQERQHLEEIVKRLKGSSQKVRRANILLKANVDGANWNDAKIAEALSCRTRTVENLRKRFVLEGFDSVLNRKKRETPPIAKKLDGKQEAEIIALRLGPAPSGFANWSLRLLAERVVELGIVESISHETLRRTLKRGA, translated from the coding sequence ATGGTCAAAAAATATATCGTCCGCCTGTCGGATCAAGAACGTCAACACTTAGAGGAAATCGTCAAGCGTCTAAAAGGGTCGTCACAGAAGGTACGGCGAGCCAACATTCTTCTTAAAGCGAATGTAGACGGAGCCAATTGGAACGATGCCAAAATCGCCGAAGCCCTGTCTTGCCGTACCCGCACAGTTGAAAATCTCAGAAAAAGATTTGTTCTGGAGGGCTTTGATTCAGTGCTGAATCGTAAAAAACGCGAAACACCTCCCATTGCAAAGAAACTTGACGGGAAACAGGAAGCTGAAATCATCGCGTTACGTTTGGGACCGGCTCCCAGCGGCTTTGCCAACTGGTCGTTACGCCTTTTAGCTGAGCGCGTCGTGGAGCTTGGAATCGTTGAATCGATCAGCCATGAAACGTTACGTAGGACGTTAAAAAGGGGGGCATGA
- a CDS encoding MBL fold metallo-hydrolase, giving the protein MPKADLILITHEYRDHLDTKAVDVIRTADTEVVLTEVCAEQVRGGIVMHNGNVKQVKGLKIEAVPAYNNVHMRSPGVPYHPKGRGNGYVLTFGDKKIYIGGDTENIAEMKDLKNIAVAFLPMNLPYTMIPAMVADAARMFKPAILYPYHYGQTDTSELIELLKGDQEIEMRIRKMNL; this is encoded by the coding sequence TTGCCTAAGGCGGACCTGATTCTCATTACTCATGAATATCGTGATCATCTGGATACCAAGGCGGTGGACGTCATTCGCACAGCGGATACCGAGGTGGTGCTGACCGAGGTGTGCGCTGAACAGGTGCGCGGCGGTATTGTCATGCACAACGGCAATGTCAAACAGGTCAAGGGCCTCAAGATCGAAGCGGTTCCGGCCTACAACAATGTGCATATGCGTAGCCCCGGCGTGCCCTATCATCCCAAAGGGCGGGGCAACGGCTATGTGCTGACGTTTGGCGATAAAAAAATTTACATTGGCGGCGACACCGAGAATATTGCCGAGATGAAGGATTTGAAAAACATTGCCGTGGCATTTCTGCCGATGAATCTGCCCTACACCATGATCCCGGCCATGGTGGCGGATGCGGCACGGATGTTTAAACCGGCGATCCTTTATCCGTACCATTATGGTCAGACGGATACCTCAGAGCTTATTGAACTGCTGAAAGGGGATCAAGAGATCGAGATGCGGATTCGCAAGATGAACCTATAA
- the trpS gene encoding tryptophan--tRNA ligase: MRILSGIQPSGSLHLGNYFGMMKKMIDYQEQGELFCFIANYHAMTSVSDGKSLAKGTLEAAANFLALGMDPERSTFWVQSDVPEVQELAWFLSNFTPMGLLERCHSYKDKIAKGIAANHGLFAYPVLMSADILIFNSDKVPVGKDQKQHVEVTRDIAAKVNNEYGEIFTLPEPDIDDDVATVPGLDGQKMSKSYGNTIDLFQNEKQLRKQIMRIVTDPTPVEDPKDPDTCNVFQIYRLFLDKEQQDALRQRYLAGGLGYGDVKQELFETVRDYFTPFTERRNAILEDKETLHKTLEMGAQKARYAASKVMRKVRKKAGIAY, encoded by the coding sequence ATGCGCATTCTTTCCGGTATCCAGCCGTCCGGTTCCCTGCATCTGGGCAACTACTTCGGCATGATGAAAAAAATGATCGACTATCAGGAGCAGGGCGAACTGTTCTGTTTCATTGCCAACTACCACGCCATGACCAGCGTGTCGGACGGCAAGTCTCTGGCCAAAGGCACCCTGGAAGCCGCCGCCAACTTTCTTGCCCTCGGCATGGACCCGGAGCGCAGCACCTTCTGGGTGCAGTCCGACGTGCCCGAAGTGCAGGAGCTGGCCTGGTTTCTGTCCAACTTCACCCCCATGGGCCTGCTGGAGCGCTGCCACAGCTACAAAGACAAAATTGCCAAAGGGATTGCCGCCAACCACGGACTGTTCGCCTATCCAGTGCTGATGAGTGCCGACATCCTGATCTTCAATAGTGACAAAGTGCCGGTCGGCAAAGACCAGAAGCAGCACGTGGAGGTCACCCGCGACATCGCCGCCAAGGTCAACAACGAATACGGTGAGATCTTTACCCTGCCCGAGCCGGACATCGACGATGACGTGGCCACGGTTCCCGGCCTCGACGGTCAGAAGATGAGCAAGAGCTACGGCAACACCATCGACCTGTTCCAAAATGAAAAACAACTGCGCAAGCAGATCATGCGCATTGTCACCGACCCGACCCCGGTGGAAGACCCCAAAGATCCCGACACCTGCAACGTGTTCCAGATCTATCGTCTGTTCCTCGACAAAGAGCAGCAGGACGCCCTGCGCCAGCGCTACCTGGCCGGCGGTCTCGGCTACGGCGATGTGAAGCAGGAGTTGTTCGAGACGGTACGCGATTATTTCACCCCGTTCACCGAACGGCGCAATGCGATTCTCGAAGACAAGGAAACCCTGCACAAAACCTTAGAGATGGGCGCGCAAAAAGCGCGTTATGCCGCATCCAAAGTCATGCGCAAGGTGCGGAAAAAGGCGGGGATCGCCTATTAA
- a CDS encoding IS630 family transposase, whose protein sequence is MTPRKIQYWVIPPHVDAEFTAAMEDVLDVYAQPYDEAYPVICMDEQPVQLTRETRTPIAATKEHPRRVDYEYERAGTACIFMFTEPLSGWRNVTARPHRTKVDWALEMEELLRTRYAKARKVIVVCDNLNTHTRGAFYEAFEPEKARQLVKRVEFHYTPKHGSWLNIAENELSSMTRQCLSGRRIESIEMLRKETAAWAGASNKKQRGVDWQFTIDNARNKLKSLYPKIKM, encoded by the coding sequence ATGACTCCGCGTAAAATACAATACTGGGTCATTCCACCACATGTTGATGCTGAGTTTACGGCCGCGATGGAGGATGTCCTTGATGTCTATGCCCAGCCCTACGATGAGGCCTACCCCGTCATCTGTATGGATGAACAGCCTGTTCAATTGACCCGGGAAACACGCACACCGATTGCCGCGACCAAAGAGCATCCGCGACGCGTGGATTATGAATATGAACGGGCCGGAACTGCCTGTATTTTCATGTTTACAGAGCCATTATCCGGTTGGCGTAACGTGACAGCTCGTCCGCATCGAACCAAAGTCGACTGGGCTTTGGAAATGGAAGAGCTGCTGCGAACGCGCTATGCCAAAGCCCGGAAGGTTATTGTGGTGTGTGATAACCTCAACACCCATACACGCGGAGCCTTTTATGAAGCTTTTGAACCTGAAAAAGCCCGCCAACTGGTAAAACGTGTCGAGTTTCACTATACACCCAAACATGGCAGCTGGTTGAATATCGCGGAGAACGAACTGAGTTCAATGACTCGCCAGTGTCTGTCGGGACGCAGAATCGAAAGCATAGAGATGCTACGCAAAGAGACTGCGGCTTGGGCTGGCGCAAGCAATAAGAAACAACGCGGCGTTGACTGGCAGTTTACAATTGACAACGCTCGCAATAAATTGAAATCGCTTTACCCGAAAATTAAGATGTGA
- a CDS encoding transposase produces MPRQPRIDISGLLQHVIIRGIERRNIFISDADRRDFVRRLVLLLQETKTLCYAWTLLDNHVHLLLMPTQAPLASMMRRLLTGYAVSFNRRHNRSGHLFQNRYKSIVCDEEVYLLELVRYIHLNPVRAGKVAGLDALANYPWSGHQQLLGKGEYGLVAEKEVLSLFGRTPKVARKAYVQFLYDGLQQDMPCLSTGGRQTSQTMDASLTDQDYYDERILGGGFFVERIMNRVTPNEARHVSLEEIIKSVADYYEMETERLCWPSKVRTIADARAVICFLATRRYRITGREVGDKLRYTPSAVSKAAQRGLKIYDVDDHLQDSLG; encoded by the coding sequence ATGCCACGCCAACCACGCATAGACATATCCGGCCTTTTGCAGCATGTGATCATAAGAGGCATTGAACGCAGGAATATCTTTATCTCCGATGCTGATCGCAGAGACTTTGTGCGCCGTCTGGTACTATTGCTTCAGGAGACGAAAACCCTCTGCTATGCATGGACGTTGCTTGATAACCATGTTCACCTGCTCCTGATGCCAACCCAAGCCCCCCTTGCTTCCATGATGCGGCGCTTACTGACCGGCTATGCCGTGTCATTCAACCGGCGGCACAATCGTTCCGGCCATCTGTTTCAGAACCGTTACAAATCGATCGTGTGTGATGAGGAGGTATATCTGCTGGAGCTGGTGCGCTATATCCACCTCAACCCCGTGCGAGCCGGTAAGGTCGCAGGACTAGACGCGTTGGCGAATTATCCCTGGAGTGGCCATCAGCAACTGTTGGGCAAGGGGGAATACGGCCTTGTGGCTGAAAAAGAGGTTTTATCCCTGTTCGGGCGCACCCCAAAAGTCGCGCGTAAAGCGTATGTGCAATTTTTGTATGACGGCCTGCAGCAAGATATGCCGTGCTTGTCAACAGGAGGACGGCAAACCAGCCAAACCATGGACGCATCATTGACCGATCAGGATTATTATGATGAACGTATCCTCGGCGGCGGTTTTTTTGTTGAACGCATTATGAACAGGGTGACACCGAATGAGGCCAGACATGTGTCGCTTGAAGAGATAATCAAATCCGTGGCTGATTATTATGAAATGGAAACAGAGCGGTTGTGCTGGCCCAGCAAGGTGCGCACAATTGCCGATGCCCGAGCGGTGATTTGCTTCTTAGCAACGCGTCGCTACAGGATAACCGGGAGAGAGGTTGGAGACAAATTGAGGTATACGCCATCGGCAGTGAGCAAAGCGGCTCAACGCGGGTTGAAGATATACGACGTCGATGACCATTTGCAGGATAGTCTTGGTTAA